CAGCACCGATTTCCCTTCTCCAGAGTCAAAGCCAGTTTTTAAGGTTTGCTTTCAAAAATCCTGAATGCATCTGCAAGCATGTGTGTCAACTCTAGAGGCACAGGACAAACATTGTTCACAATACAGAACATCTTAGAGATGGCCACACATAAATACAAGGgagacttcatttttttctggcttcacGGTATGACGTGTTGAGATAATCTGTAAATTACTCCCTTTAACTCATCTGTATAGATATTCACTACTATTGTGCTTTCTGCTACTAGAAGCAAAATTCTACACGTCTATTCAGAAGCTTTTTACATGTGTGCAAGTTGTCTGTGCAGAGTAATTTCCTTAGAAATGAACCTCAAGGTAAAAGGCTATAAACATTCAAGCATATCAGGGCCATGGCCAGGTCTTTCTCTCCAAACAGCACGTCATCACACACCCTGTTTATGTGACACTCGTGCTACCATAAGTCATGTCTCCTCCATGTGTAGGAGCTGTTTAGCTCTTCTTGTCAAAATCCTTgtccagttttctttttatcttggaattttttctttaatgtatggaatttttttttgagacaaagtttcactatgtatccctggcaggctggactcaaactcatggagatccacctgcctctgcctcctgagcaccagGATTAAACTACCATGAATAGAAactttagagaaataaaatagtcatgacATTTACTGCCAGCATTTCCCCAGCATATTGTTTCTTGGCCTTTCTGgttgtcctggcactcactctgtagaccgggctagcttcaaattcaaaggtcctcctgcctctgtctccctcatgctgagattaaagctgtgcaccacaGTATTTTGCTAATATCTGTGCCCTCCCCTCCCTGAGCCCCACAGTGTCCTTTCTGCTTCATACCACATGTGTCCTCAAACAACCAATCCttcctgatacacacacacacacagagagagagagagagacagagacagagacagagacagagacagagagggacagagagggacagagagagaggcagagaggcagagacagagagagaagcagagagagacagagagagaagcagagagagacagacagacacacacacacagagagacagagagagaggcagagagagagagagaatgtcagtGCCAGCTAATTACTCTGCTATCTCTTCCTATTGTCTGAATCCCCCATACCCATATTTGCTTGCCCTGAATGGATGACTGTACACAAAATGTTTTGGTGCTTAAATGTTTAGGTCAAAGAGTTTCAAAGACATCTAGAGACTAACCCTAGCTAACTGAAAGCTAGCATCTTCCTATCAAAGCACAACTTTTATAATATACAGATGGGTCCTTGCCCTGGAAGCCAGACAGAGCAGAACATTGTAGAAAATGGCTGTCTCAAATCCCACTGGAATGATCCCAAACACTATACTTCTTTCCATGCCTGAAAATTGCTGGATACTGTTCAACACGATGTGATTACCCAGACTATCCAACCCCTCCCTGACCTGCACTAGTAAACTGGGCTCCTCACCAAGCTGAGACATGGTCCTCCGCCTCATTGCTAGCAGAAGCCTTTCTCTACATCTTTCTATATCTCTAGCTTTAGTGAAAAGAATAGCAACATCAGTGGGGTCATAGCCAGACCTCCAAAGACACTGGCATTTCTCTGCTACATAGATTGCCATCTGCTCCAAATTCAACTCATCAGTAATCTCTAAATTGCCTGTGACATTTGGACCCCATACAGGTTCTTCGCCCATCGTCAGGGCCTCTCGGGGGACATTCGGGGGAGGATTATCTTGGATTAGATGCATTATATCTTGAAGGTAGTTGGCTATGTTGTCTCCACTGCGAAGCATTCTGGTGAGCTTCAATATTGGCTCCTGGTGTTGGAGCTCAGGGAGGCCACTACAACACAAGTGATTGATCTGAAAGTAATCCAGAAAAATGTAGAGAACTCCTGggccatctctccctctctgagcGATAGCTTTTGCTTTTGCATACCAATTCCCTTCTTCAGTTCGTAAATTCTGAGCTTCATCCACGATGATATGTTGCACGTTATCAAAGGTATTTTTCATGAAGGTTTTCCGTGTCACTGCCTGGCAAATGTTTTGCCTGCTGAAAGTGTAAGAAACACAGTCAGATTTGCTCAGCTAAGCAAAGCAAGTCAGCCCAATAGATAGGAACAGTTAGTTCCTGAGCATGGTAACAACAACCTAGAGCTTAGCCTGCAAAAGCCACACCCATTGAAAGCCACGCCCATTAAAGCCACACCCATTAAAATTGCCCATCAGAAAGAATTGAATAGAGTCAGACTACGTACCTCACAAACCTCTTCAAAAGCTGGTTCTCACAGATGTAAAGAATATCTTCAGCTTGACAGTTGAACACATTCCTAATCTTCTCTATGATCATGAGAGCTAGAGTGGTCTTCCCTGATCCTGGCGAGCCATGAACAAACAGCTCTCTGTGCTTGCTCAGGTTCATCGAAAGCAACTTATACTGTTGGTCTGTGAGTAGGGCCACAGTCTCAGACTCAGAGTTTAACTTTTCATTTAACAAGGGTCTGAACCCAAACATGATGACCACAAGAGATTGCAACAGAGCTTCCACCTGCTGCATGGTTGTGAAGTTATAGGATTCGGGGTAAACCGGTATCTCTAAATCATCCCTTACTCTTTGGTCAGGATCCAGCTGTAAGACCAAGGGAATGATGCCTAATCTTCCAGCATAACCACCCATGTtcaccagcctctgcttcaggGTGCGGGCGACTGTCATGGAATAGTGCCTGTTCCCCAGATCCCACTTGTTGCAAATGGTGTACAGGATTGGGACATTGTTCGGGGAAATTAGAAGAGCATCACAGATGACATCTTGCCTCTTCTGAAGACCTAGGTCCACAGCCCAGCTGTGGGAGAAGATCAATATCCCTTGAGAGAAACAGCgcatttctgtatttattaattttcttagaACTCTGTAGTCTGAGAAGAGGTCCTTGTAGACACTCTCTGGAGTATATGTAATCCCATTGGGTGGCACTAGACAAGGAAAGAATCGGAATGAATCAGAGACAAGATAATAATCACCATTGCTCTGGGAATCTTTCTGGATAAGCACTTAACATCAATGAGAGTGGAAGAGAGGAGATGCCACCAGTGGACAAAAGCCAGGATGGCTCTGGAAAGCCTTCAAGCCCAAGCCCAGGCTGTAATCACACGTTACACTCTAAAACCACTAGGTGGAGtgagcaaacaagcaagcaagcaagcaagcaagatttTACTGAAGAGTATGTGGTTGTCAGTGGGATTTAAAGGGCAggaccctttttctttttcagctgTTTCTCCAGGTCATTCTCTTTCAGGTGGCAAGTGAAGCCATGCTTGGCATAGAGGCGGCACAAGCAGTGCTTTAAGTAAATCACTAAACAAATCAATATCTAGTAATTAGTCTGATTCTACTTCACCATTACATGATGTAGATCTGCCAACCTTTGGGCCCTACCACGTGTCAATGATCAGTTTTATATTAGTAACAAAAAGAGAAGCAATCCTGAGTCTGGGGAGCCCAGAACCAGCTGCAATCAAAGGGTACAACAATGAGAACAAAGTAGCAAGGGAAGCAAGAAAGAGCCTCACTCGGATTATGCAAACATTAATGGGAAGTACAGTTTAGGATAAAAGACAGTTGAAGTCTTTATGAAAAGGAGACAGCTGGGCTGAGCCTCCAGGATGCCCTTTAGTTAGCCAGAGTAAGGATGCTGGAATAGAGAGCTAATAAAAGGAGAAGCATGAGCTGAGAGAGGTAGAATGTGTTTTAAATCTCAGCCCTCCGGAggctttctgtgagtttgaggccaaccagagCCTCACGGTGAAATGCTGTCTACAAAAAGGAGAGGCCTGTGCAACCATGGCAGCAACAAGCACCACAGTCCATCCGGATAACTCTACACAGCTTGTGTTTCCAAAAgtgagaaacaaaggaagagagatgAGGATATAGAGAAAAGCACTTGAGAGCCAAACTGGACCCTTGACAAAAGCCACATGCTGTCTGGTGAGCGCAAGCAATCAACACCTGCCACAGGTTACGAGTTAGGGCAGTCTGTCTGAAggtaattttctttgtttgtttggtttttgtttttgtattttcgagacagggtttctctctgtagccctggctgtcctggaactcactctgtagaccgggctggcctcgaactcagaaatccacctgcctctgcctcccaagtgctgggattaaaggcatgtgccaccaccgcccggcggtggTTTTCTTTGTGAATGATGGAACTGCTTTGTATTTTGACTACAATGGTGGTTACATGAAACTATGGGTGTACTAACATCAGAACTGTACAACGAGAATATCTACCTTATGTAGGTTCATTGTGAGGTTTAAAAGTCTCTTacaagatttttatatattggatgtatgaatatatataaaaatgaaagacacTTTTTGGATGTATAATATTAGTAAATGATATATTGGATAcatgttatattttatgtatatccaTTTCTAAAAATTTTGGAGGATTACAAATCCTGATTGAAATATAACACAAACTATGAatccttttataaaaaaaatcaaattcacacttgggaggtagaggcaggcagatctttgtgagttcaaggccagtctggtctacattgtgagttctaggacatccggGAC
The nucleotide sequence above comes from Arvicanthis niloticus isolate mArvNil1 chromosome 6, mArvNil1.pat.X, whole genome shotgun sequence. Encoded proteins:
- the LOC117711389 gene encoding schlafen family member 5-like isoform X1 produces the protein MSLCSADIRTKARRVKDSLHSGPGDIISDSRRRALYGRQTLAADCGKRFQLKAEKMSFLANLELNFAECIIDGGKATLGVRQRMEMDATHRMRQNETIAQAVCALLNSGGGVVRVEIENGDYNFERDGVGLNLPPLFRNHLDQMLHGKFFLIYVSSWNVAASQEVRLATLCSNMYHRCGTFTEVMDSKEALTFLRRVQDLRNLSDPDSLNLQEVPIDDDQMILASDLFDSPQLQYLEKLNFTESPHVEFQMFPADLSQGLRERLPKCVSALANSEGGYVFFGVHDETRQVIGCEKERINRPSLVTTIDVCIRKMPVYHFCAHNSKVQYALKFLEVYDKKVLRGYVCAIKVERFCCVAFAKAPDSWEIKDGNMKQLTEKDWTSWMIETNPELSSFPQMIPRWNMLNSTPHSRTVLIHKYLKSVEELQKDYFPVPPNGITYTPESVYKDLFSDYRVLRKLINTEMRCFSQGILIFSHSWAVDLGLQKRQDVICDALLISPNNVPILYTICNKWDLGNRHYSMTVARTLKQRLVNMGGYAGRLGIIPLVLQLDPDQRVRDDLEIPVYPESYNFTTMQQVEALLQSLVVIMFGFRPLLNEKLNSESETVALLTDQQYKLLSMNLSKHRELFVHGSPGSGKTTLALMIIEKIRNVFNCQAEDILYICENQLLKRFVSRQNICQAVTRKTFMKNTFDNVQHIIVDEAQNLRTEEGNWYAKAKAIAQRGRDGPGVLYIFLDYFQINHLCCSGLPELQHQEPILKLTRMLRSGDNIANYLQDIMHLIQDNPPPNVPREALTMGEEPVWGPNVTGNLEITDELNLEQMAIYVAEKCQCLWRSGYDPTDVAILFTKARDIERCRERLLLAMRRRTMSQLGEEPSLLVQVREGLDSLGNHIVLNSIQQFSGMERSIVFGIIPVGFETAIFYNVLLCLASRARTHLYIIKVVL
- the LOC117711389 gene encoding schlafen family member 5-like isoform X3, encoding MSFLANLELNFAECIIDGGKATLGVRQRMEMDATHRMRQNETIAQAVCALLNSGGGVVRVEIENGDYNFERDGVGLNLPPLFRNHLDQMLHGKFFLIYVSSWNVAASQEVRLATLCSNMYHRCGTFTEVMDSKEALTFLRRVQDLRNLSDPDSLNLQEVPIDDDQMILASDLFDSPQLQYLEKLNFTESPHVEFQMFPADLSQGLRERLPKCVSALANSEGGYVFFGVHDETRQVIGCEKERINRPSLVTTIDVCIRKMPVYHFCAHNSKVQYALKFLEVYDKKVLRGYVCAIKVERFCCVAFAKAPDSWEIKDGNMKQLTEKDWTSWMIETNPELSSFPQMIPRWNMLNSTPHSRTVLIHKYLKSVEELQKDYFPVPPNGITYTPESVYKDLFSDYRVLRKLINTEMRCFSQGILIFSHSWAVDLGLQKRQDVICDALLISPNNVPILYTICNKWDLGNRHYSMTVARTLKQRLVNMGGYAGRLGIIPLVLQLDPDQRVRDDLEIPVYPESYNFTTMQQVEALLQSLVVIMFGFRPLLNEKLNSESETVALLTDQQYKLLSMNLSKHRELFVHGSPGSGKTTLALMIIEKIRNVFNCQAEDILYICENQLLKRFVSRQNICQAVTRKTFMKNTFDNVQHIIVDEAQNLRTEEGNWYAKAKAIAQRGRDGPGVLYIFLDYFQINHLCCSGLPELQHQEPILKLTRMLRSGDNIANYLQDIMHLIQDNPPPNVPREALTMGEEPVWGPNVTGNLEITDELNLEQMAIYVAEKCQCLWRSGYDPTDVAILFTKARDIERCRERLLLAMRRRTMSQLGEEPSLLVQVREGLDSLGNHIVLNSIQQFSGMERSIVFGIIPVGFETAIFYNVLLCLASRARTHLYIIKVVL
- the LOC117711389 gene encoding schlafen family member 5-like isoform X2; translation: MSLCSADIRTKARRVKDSLHSGPGDIISDSRRRALYGRQTLAADCGKRFQLKAEKMSFLANLELNFAECIIDGGKATLGVRQRMEMDATHRMRQNETIAQAVCALLNSGGGVVRVEIENGDYNFERDGVGLNLPPLFRNHLDQMLHGKFFLIYVSSWNVAASQEVRLATLCSNMYHRCGTFTEVMDSKEALTFLRRVQDLRNLSDPDSLNLQEVPIDDDQMILASDLFDSPQLQYLEKLNFTESPHVEFQMFPADLSQGLRERLPKCVSALANSEGGYVFFGVHDETRQVIGCEKERINRPSLVTTIDVCIRKMPVYHFCAHNSKVQYALKFLEVYDKKVLRGYVCAIKVERFCCVAFAKAPDSWEIKDGNMKQLTEKDWTSWMIETNPELSSFPQMIPRWNMLNSTPHSRTVLIHKYLKSVEELQKDYFPVPPNGITYTPESVYKDLFSDYRVLRKLINTEMRCFSQGILIFSHSWAVDLGLQKRQDVICDALLISPNNVPILYTICNKWDLGNRHYSMTVARTLKQRLVNMGGYAGRLGIIPLVLQLDPDQRVRDDLEIPVYPESYNFTTMQQVEALLQSLVVIMFGFRPLLNEKLNSESETVALLTDQQYKLLSMNLSKHRELFVHGSPGSGKTTLALMIIEKIRNVFNCQAEDILYICENQLLKRFVRQNICQAVTRKTFMKNTFDNVQHIIVDEAQNLRTEEGNWYAKAKAIAQRGRDGPGVLYIFLDYFQINHLCCSGLPELQHQEPILKLTRMLRSGDNIANYLQDIMHLIQDNPPPNVPREALTMGEEPVWGPNVTGNLEITDELNLEQMAIYVAEKCQCLWRSGYDPTDVAILFTKARDIERCRERLLLAMRRRTMSQLGEEPSLLVQVREGLDSLGNHIVLNSIQQFSGMERSIVFGIIPVGFETAIFYNVLLCLASRARTHLYIIKVVL